From Daucus carota subsp. sativus chromosome 6, DH1 v3.0, whole genome shotgun sequence, the proteins below share one genomic window:
- the LOC108226096 gene encoding acyltransferase Pun1 has protein sequence MMIRRLISKRQLHVVSRSKTNIKPASPTPLQLKHYHLPFHDRMMSDVYNPIIFFYPNPQPLAENTTISNLLKKSLSKTLSKYYPFAGRLSPSGSHVECNDEGVQFFEAQISCKLSEMLRKPPVREEEEGFGHLFPRDSIWRHMIYSLMFVQLSQFSCGGIAIAVGLSHRVADATTLFSFLLYWANLSCTSNFENGLIHLQPCFVNKLLPGSCHNNFVPNFSLYPQKHWITKEIVFPNSKIAELKAKLQMNDKLEGVIRDRSYTRTELLTALLYRCAGLAAVASNSGDYPKSVMLQTVNMRPLLDPPLPKTSVGNLFTYNHIPTSTTSELQLSPLVGRMKNGLMQLRGVESLEGKEIMVLIEKYAKSGHRKYIMSSICNMPLYEGMDFGWGRPVRANVVDAPFVNCMYLTDSPGKDGITATVSLEEQDMKNFLLDKELLTYACL, from the coding sequence ATGATGATCAGGAGGCTAATCTCCAAAAGGCAACTACATGTCGTCTCGAGAtcaaaaaccaacattaaaCCAGCTTCTCCCACACCACTCCAACTCAAACACTATCATCTTCCTTTCCATGATCGTATGATGTCCGATGTTTATAATCCCATAATATTCTTCTATCCAAATCCACAACCATTAGCAGAAAATACAACAATATCAAATCTGCTCAAGAAATCTTTATCGAAAACACTTTCCAAGTACTACCCCTTCGCGGGCAGGCTAAGCCCTTCAGGATCCCATGTCGAATGCAACGATGAAGGTGTTCAATTTTTCGAAGCCCAAATATCATGCAAATTATCAGAGATGCTGCGAAAACCTCCAGTCAGGGAAGAAGAGGAAGGCTTCGGCCATCTCTTTCCACGTGACTCGATATGGCGTCATATGATATATTCCTTAATGTTTGTTCAGCTAAGCCAGTTTTCTTGCGGGGGAATAGCTATAGCAGTTGGCCTTTCGCACCGTGTTGCGGATGCCACCActttattctcatttttattGTACTGGGCAAATTTGTCATGCACCTCGAACTTTGAAAATGGACTAATTCATCTTCAACCCTGTTTCGTGAACAAGCTGCTACCGGGATCATGTCATAACAATTTTGTTCCAAATTTCTCTTTGTATCCCCAAAAGCATTGGATCACGAAAGAGAtagtgtttccaaattcaaagaTAGCGGAACTCAAAGCCAAGCTTCAAATGAACGACAAACTAGAAGGTGTAATAAGAGACCGAAGCTACACAAGAACAGAGCTACTGACTGCACTTCTTTACAGATGTGCTGGACTTGCGGCAGTTGCATCAAATTCGGGGGACTATCCAAAATCCGTCATGTTGCAGACAGTGAACATGCGACCTCTGCTGGATCCGCCGCTGCCTAAAACAAGCGTCGGAAATCTCTTCACTTATAATCACATTCCAACAAGTACAACCAGCGAGTTACAATTAAGTCCACTGGTGGGCCGAATGAAAAATGGATTGATGCAGCTTAGAGGAGTTGAGAGTCTGGAAGGAAAAGAAATCATGGTATTGATAGAGAAGTATGCGAAAAGTGGtcatagaaaatatattatgagcAGCATTTGTAATATGCCGTTATATGAGGGGATGGATTTTGGGTGGGGAAGGCCTGTGAGAGCCAACGTCGTGGACGCACCGTTTGTGAATTGCATGTATTTGACGGATAGTCCTGGTAAAGATGGTATTACGGCCACTGTCAGTTTGGAGGAGCAAGACATGAAAAATTTCCTACTAGACAAAGAGCTTCTTACTTATGCTTGTCtgtaa